In one window of Trichoderma breve strain T069 chromosome 7 map unlocalized scaffold00008, whole genome shotgun sequence DNA:
- a CDS encoding gag-polyprotein putative aspartyl protease domain-containing protein, producing MSARMRSHNILDQLTQKLLNRRIYQEYPLVDSADKQYYVAGTVNGMLIEALPDTGADKCFISSELASRLGLLPVPGTQEKITLANEKVVESPGMVQVPWEFAKQREKHMINCWILPGCIRDLVLGSSFLQATNTLKKFRDRIQVRLLGVFNRFSLSFLGGKKQRLRGYINGHLTAALPDTGSDAMFINGAFARKIGLDIDSDVRNLVEVELADGSTTMTSGIVRDVQWKVGKTTVQCTFHVLEDLCMDVVLSNSYLFNMNIFSEQEEHFFDMDSKDHFDDDSSYFCNLRLLKNKNGKRANHYLEFYLIDAVASPKAFSPEMTQHELEQLEKWEKMEELYRRDESRDWIMSLPEEQQEKASQDEKARQQCWEASRKERKAKWAAASHTAKENVRNDTDLISRLKKRFCIGTPLRK from the coding sequence ATGTCTGCGCGAATGCGGTCACACAATATTCTGGATCAATTAACCCAAAAACTGCTCAACAGGCGAATATATCAAGAATACCCCCTTGTCGACTCCGCAGACAAACAATATTACGTGGCTGGGACGGTAAATGGAATGCTCATAGAGGCCCTTCCGGATACTGGAGCAGATAAGTGCTTCATATCATCAGAATTAGCCTCTcgtcttggccttcttcctGTTCCTGGGACACAAGAAAAGATAACACTGGCCAATGAAAAGGTGGTAGAGTCTCCTGGGATGGTACAAGTGCCGTGGGAATTTGCCAAGCAACGAGAGAAGCACATGATAAACTGCTGGATCCTCCCCGGGTGCATTCGTGATCTGGTTCTAGGAAGTTCTTTCTTACAAGCAACAAATACGCTGAAAAAGTTCCGCGATCGCATTCAAGTCAGGCTTCTTGGGGTATTCAACCGGTTTTCGTTGAGTTTTCTAGGGGGCAAGAAGCAACGTTTGCGGGGGTATATCAACGGCCATTTGACTGCGGCACTTCCGGATACAGGCTCTGACGCCATGTTTATCAATGGTGCATTTGCCCGGAAGATTGGGCTAGATATTGACTCTGATGTCAGAAATCTGGTTGAAGTCGAACTCGCTGATGGATCCACAACCATGACGAGTGGCATTGTACGAGATGTACAGTGGAAAGTAGGTAAAACAACAGTGCAATGCACCTTCCATGTGCTTGAAGATCTGTGCATGGACGTTGTTTTAAGCAACAGCTATTTGTTCAACATGAACATATTCTCGGAGCAGGAGGAACACTTCTTCGACATGGATTCCAAGGATCATTTCGACGATGATTCTTCCTATTTTTGCAATCTCCGTCTACTTAAGAACAAGAATGGTAAGCGCGCCAATCATTACCTTGAGTTTTATCTAATTGATGCAGTGGCTTCCCCCAAGGCATTCAGTCCCGAGATGACCCAACATGAACTGGAACAATTGGAAAAATGGGAAAAAATGGAAGAACTCTACAGACGAGATGAAAGTCGCGACTGGATAATGAGTTTGCCtgaagagcaacaagaaaaggcTTCCCAAGACGAGAAAGCACGACAGCAGTGTTGGGAGGCTTCAAGAAAAGAACGTAAAGCAAAATGGGCAGCTGCATCACATACGGCCAAGGAGAATGTTCGCAATGATACTGACCTGATAAGTCGGTTAAAGAAGCGATTCTGTATAGGGACTCCTCTGAGGAAGTGA
- a CDS encoding subtilase family domain-containing protein codes for MEPVQVLRVSTNAREPTLSLQRAQSFGIREGHMEPKKQNVTYPNDSGGVANKPTEYDKKSEKKIEKDEKAEKKAPVGGSRVQRLRNLTKAQESLADELFEEELPKTAQEIFRKNYAENSEVLSEQGFNNLNLFDQILNRLAEEAKETPALIRDPPSRVREFIQYLVISHPQVICQSHDEGNQTRLLERALKKCKPLAFDVISLIVSDEDLQALEETCPYQVNGTSVSNKNCALSQFYLPGPLRSEYGKKQEPKRCLHDLVDQKRFLSWASKYKDQIAKAVELPEKHKDGYETWLHIALEDQTAFSTTRTQEEMEDFHKSFLSLIRLCPDTDPKRNLLLFCDSDGRTPLHRAIDLFRHPDIDYARLSQVIEVLVRRCPESIYAKAQYKDAKQPVLSKTPYRLLKDIPITGSNEKRKEAMENVDRLLKHVCIRSNRTKTEKQKYLHEKLADAPEIHLDLAKVIGSGKKYMDERAQKVKVQLDTALEYVSLPQYLIDHEKKKVVERNPHVAIFQWLKEKKVEKIFRVSVEDREQDQIPHTDMAIHTWLAPFDVEIWDWRKYDISSETILKGAANTRELHLYWSGNVAVMQSWACKKGLARLKKSMETEEVCQAAFDNFKEKFLKRRKNDVKKENIKLRLPQDSNHRVSVGQDSSTKGSTNDFLASEPVWIRKMQEMIDLLFTFKKVPREDVVKIALIDKGVDRENPEVLAIERGQSFYHGGRVLGHEETWDPEFREWDARPPIHGTQMAICIQKICPMARLYVARMDDSRSDTQEFTLESAINAINWAKEMGVNIISMSWSFKAKGEDYGVDEIANFKRTIAEAKADGILLFASLNDMEGVNIDDYYPCGLSDVFKIGSATKWGDRASHSRTGSDFILPGKDISLPDIDGQMKEVSGSSIATAFAAGLAGLVLYALSTHLNIEDEVEESLKMDRLKQAKSREGMNTIFNILSGNRQGLKTNDVWVSLDDKFPEKPDKGEPGPDIKDFIKSIVPK; via the exons ATGGAACCCGTTCAAGTACTCAGGGTCTCAACAAACGCCCGTGAACCAACATTATCTCTCCAGCGTGCCCAATCCTTCGGTATACGGGAGGGACATATGGAaccaaagaagcagaatgTGACGTACCCCAACGACAGCGGAGGAGTGGCAAATAAGCCTACGGAATATGATAAGAAGAGCGAAAAAAAGATCgaaaaggatgaaaaggcCGAAAAGAAAGCCCCAGTTGGTGGTAGCAGGGTTCAGCGACTTCGAAATCTGACCAAAGCTCAGGAATCGCTGGCTGACGAGTTATTTGAGGAGGAACTGCCCAAAACCGCGCAAGAAATATTCCGGAAGAACTACGCTGAGAACTCTGAAGTTCTTTCGGAGCAGGGCTTCAATAATCTAAATCTATTTGATCAGATCCTGAATCGTCTAGCCGAGGAGGCTAAAGAGACACCTGCCTTGATTCGAGATCCGCCGAGCCGAGTTCGTGAATTTATACAATACCTGGTAATCAGTCACCCTCAAGTTATTTGTCAGTCGCACGATGAGGGGAACCAAACGAGACTACTCGAGAGAGCGCTCAAGAAGTGCAAGCCCCTGGCCTTCGACGTCATCAGTCTAATTGTTTCCGATGAGGACCTACAAGCGCTGGAGGAGACGTGTCCATACCAAGTCAATGGAACTTCTGTTTCCAACAAGAATTGTGCACTTTCACAGTTCTATCTCCCGGGGCCTCTTCGGTCGGAATACGGCAAGAAACAGGAACCGAAGCGATGCCTACATGATCTTGTCGATCAGAAACGGTTTCTCTCGTGGGCATCCAAGTACAAAGATCAGATAGCAAAGGCCGTCGAGCTTCCAGAAAAGCACAAAGATGGCTATGAGACCTGGCTTCACATCGCTCTCGAAGACCAAACAGCTTTTAGCACGACAAGAACccaggaggagatggaagactTCCacaagagcttcttgagtCTGATTAGGTTGTGCCCGGACACAGACCCGAAGAGAAATCTACTCTTATTCTGCGACAGTGATGGGCGCACACCGCTCCATAGAGCAATTGACCTTTTTAGACATCCTGACATCGATTACGCACGTTTGTCGCAGGTCATAGAGGTTCTCGTCCGCCGCTGTCCAGAGTCAATCTATGCCAAAGCGCAGTACAAGGATGCCAAACAGCCCGTCCTTTCAAAGACCCCTTACCGTCTTCTCAAAGACATTCCTATCACTGGCTCCAATGAGAAACGGAAGGAAGCAATGGAAAACGTTGATCGGCTTTTAAAACACGTTTGTATCCGTAGCAATCGTACTAAGACCGAGAAACAGAAGTATCTCCACGAAAAGCTAGCAGATG CACCGGAGATTCACCTCGATCTTGCCAAGGTGATTGGATCAGGCAAAAAATACATGGACGAAAGAGCACAAAAGGTCAAGGTGCAACTAGATACCGCGCTCGAGTATGTAAGCCTACCTCAATACC TTATAGAccacgaaaagaagaaagtagtTGAACGCAACCCGCATGTGGCTATATTCCAGTggctgaaagagaagaaagtcgAGAAGATTTTTAGGGTCTCGGTCGAAGACCGCGAGCAGGACCAAATACCACATACGGATATGGCCATTCATACTTGGTTGGCGCCGTTTGATGTCGAGATATGGGACTGGAGAAAGTATGACATCAGCAGCGAGACAATTCTCAAGGGCGCAGCAAACACCAGGGAGCTTCATCTATACTGGAGCGGAAACGTGGCTGTGATGCAAAGCTGGGCTTGTAAAAAGGGCTTGGCTCGACTAAAGAAG TCGATGGAAACCGAAGAGGTCTGTCAAGCAGCTTTCGACAATTTTAAAGAGAAGTTTTTGAAGCGACGAAAGAATGATgttaaaaaagagaatattAAACTACGACTTCCACAAGACTCAAATCACCGCGTGTCAGTCGGACAAGACTCAAGCACAAAAGGCTCGACCAATGATTTTCTTGCCTCTGA GCCGGTTTGGATTCGGAAGATGCAAGAGATGATTGACTTGCTATTTACTTTCAAGAAAGTCCCGAGAGAGGACGTAGTAAAGATTGCGCTCATCGACAAAGGCGTGGATAGAGAAAACCCCGAAGTCCTCGCCATTGAGAGGGGTCAGTCCTTTTACCACGGAGGAAGGGTCCTGGGGCACGAGGAAACTTGGGACCCTGAGTTCCGGGAGTGGGATGCCCGGCCACCGATTCACGGAACACAAATGGCCATTTGCATACAGAAAATCTGCCCCATGGCGAGGCTATATGTTGCAAGGATGGATGACTCAAGGTCGGACACGCAAGAATTCACCCTCGAGTCTGCAATCAAT GCTATAAACTGGGCCAAGGAGATGGGTGTTAACATCATCTCAATGAGTTGGTCGTTTAAGGCCAAAGGCGAAGATTACGGTGTCGACGAGATTGCGAACTTCAAGCGAACCATcgcagaagccaaagccgacgGCATCCTGTTGTTTGCCTCGCTAAACGATATGGAAGGTGTCAACATTGATGACTATTATCCCTGCGGCTTGTCAGACGTGTTCAAGATCGGATCTGCAACCAAATGGGGCGACAGAGCTTCGCATAGCCGAACAGGATCCGACTTTATCCTGCCCGGCAAGGACATCTCGTTGCCTGACATTGATGGTCAGATGAAAGAGGTGAGCGGCAGCTCTATTGCAACTGCGTTTGCTGCTGGCTTGGCCGGCCTTGTCCTTTATGCACTTAGCACGCATCTGAATATCGAGGATGAGGTAGAGGAGTCCCTGAAGATGGATCGGTTGAAGCAAGCCAAGTCAAGGGAAGGTATGAACACAATATTTAATATTCTAAGCGGCAATAGGCAGGGCTTGAAGACAAACGATGTGTGGGTAAGTTTAGATGATAAGTTTCCAGAAAAGCCAGATAAGGGTGAACCCGGCCCAGATATTAAAGATTTTATAAAGAGTATTGTTCctaagtaa